Genomic segment of bacterium:
CCCTTCGTGAACCTACCTATCCCGTTTCCGGTGCCTCACGCACTGACGGATGACAATCGCGCCGCAGCCACGATGGGCGACGATTCCACGTAGGTCAAAGGTATCCGTTTGGTGGGCGAGGCCTGAAAATGCGAGAGCTTCAAGAACTGATTGACTGGTGCGGAAGTGATCAGGTGGAGTACCAGTTCCCGAAGATCGGCGGGCACTTCATTGAGCTTGGTTAAGGGATAACTACGCGGCCCGTATTCCGTATGTTCCGCCAGAATCGAAAAGTGGAGCACCATCAAGCTGATCGCCCGTTGGCTTTTCTTGTTGAGACGCAATATGATCTGGTCAGTTAGCTCGACTCCCGTAGCCGGTTCGTTCGCGCCAAAAAAGAGTTCCAGAATGTCCGCTTCGGGGTCATAGACGAGCCGCACCGTCGTACCATCGCTCGCCGTGGTTTCTGTCTGGTGGAGGTTGAGTGCACTCATGGGTTCACCTTTTCGGCCGGATATACTTGGCCCAGCCGGTCGCGACGAAGTTGTTGGGCACATACTGACCGTTTTCATCCAGGCGCATCTTGAAAATCACGATGACCACCAGGTGATTGTTCTCCGGCAGCAGCTCATCGAACTGCTGGTAATACCGGTACTCGTTGGGAATCAAAGAGTCTTGGTGGCGGCGTCCGGTACGCAGTGTGTCGAGGAACAGGTCCAAGAATGGTTCCAGTTCCGGGTGGGATTCTAAAATGTGCTGCCATCGTTCTTCTGTGAAGTAGATGGTGTTGCCATAACGGTCGTGAACTGTCCATTTGCTCATGGCGGTTTCCGCTTCAGAGTCTCAGGTTGCCCGACTGGTTGGACACAACTGTGAACGCGATTTGCTATGCAGCCGACACGGTAACGCCGCTGCCGCCCAACTACTGTTAGAAAGTATAATGACTTCCTTCTAATCGAAAGGCGTCTTTGATTAATTCAATTTGCTCGCCTTTATCCGATTTAGTAACCGCCACGACATCGAAGCGACAGTCAGCTTTTCCTAAAAGACCCTGCTCCGTCAGATAATAGAGAGCCACCCTCGATATCTGTCTCTGTTTTCTTTTCCCCACGGCTAATTGGGGAAGACCGTAACTTAGGCTTTCTCTTGTCTTGACCTCAATGAAGGCCATATAGTTCTTTTCCCGGGCAATAATATCTATCTCGCCTAATTCACAGCGGTAGTTTTTTTCCAGGATAGTATAGCCTCTTTTTTTCAGGTATGTTACGGTCTCTTCTTCACCCTCTTCACCCAGTGCTATTCCTTCCTGGCTCATCTCCACCTCATGGTAACTATTCAGCCACTAAGGCACAAAGATTACCAATAATAGCACTTTGTGGCTGAATAGTTACACCTCATTTAGGATCAACCACCTGCCCAAAAGCTAAAGCGCGAAGGCATCCGTCATGGATTAAGGTCACATCCCCCAAGCGATGATCTTTTTGTCCTCAAAACTCTCTACCCGCTTAAAGATCTTTTCTTCCCAACTTTTGTCGGTTTCCCGATCGAAGATGACCAAATGTCCTTCTTCAGCCTTACACCGGTCCATATATTCCCACGTTTGCTTAAGTCCCCGGGATATGGTTTCTTCCTGTGACTTGTGAAGGATCTTAAGTTCTATCACTATCTTCTGCACACCCGAGTGGTAAGGCCAAATAATCAACAAGTCTGTCCGCATTTTGCCCAGGCCGAACTCTCGCTCGATCCGCCCCCCAGTGTTGACAATCCGTTGGAGAAAAGCCTGTAACAAGAGTTGTGGCCCTGCCTCCTTGTAGTCGAACCGTTCTACCCAGTGCTCCGAATGTTCGCGGAAAAATTCCTGGAAGGCGGACAGAAGCTCTTCCATATTCAAGCGGCCGTCAGAGAGAATATACCACGATGGCTGAAAAGAACTTTCAAAGTTCAACTGAGAGATAAAATTGAGTTCCCTGGGAATGATTTCGCGGTAAATGGGGTTGGCGACTTGTAAGCCCAACTCGGTCCGCCTCACTAAGCCCAGGTCTACCACATATTGAATATCATCCTGATGGACAGACCGGTCAAGATCTTCTCCTTGCAGCATGGGGCTGATTACCCGTTGCACCCGCGACTCACTGAGTTTATCTCCTAACTGGTCAAGGTGGACATCGCGGCGCAGGATGAGCCGCTCCTTTGCCTCTGCCACCATCTCAGCCGTAATAGTGGTTGACCGATCCCGAGTTGACGATAGCTCGAAGCACGTCTCATAACCCAGGGCATTAACCAACCAGGGTTGTCCTTGGGTTAGCTCCCATACCAGATTAAGCGCGGCAGGTTCAAATCGCTGGCCAGTTTCCTGAGTATGCCGGGCGTAGAGGTCTTCCACTTCAGTCTGCCTAAAGTTTTCTAAACGCAAGGACTTAGCCTTGATATTAAAGGCGCTGCCTCCCGTGATAATCGCCTTTTCGCGATCAGAGTGGATGCGATAGTCGCGCACATCCCGCACCCCACACAAGACGATGCTTTGGGGAAAAAGGCACGGACGATTAGAATACCCTGCCCGCAACTGTCGTAAGACCGAGATGAGGGTGTCTCCTATCAGGGCATCGATTTCATCCATCAGGAGAACCAGGGGCTTGGGGCTTGCTTGCGCCCAGAGGCTGAGGACCTCTTTTAATGCCCCGCTTCCGCCTTGTTTATTTAGCACCTCAAACCAGATTTCGTCTAAGAATGGGTCTTGCAGAAAATTACGAGCCTGGAAGGCCATCTCGCCCAGAATTGCCCTCATCCCTTCCTTGACGTCTTCTCTGGCAGACTGCCCCAGCTCCACATTTACATACAAGCAGCGATACTTGCCCTCCCTGTTCAGATAGTCCATCAGGGCCAGTAGACATGAGGTCTTACCTGTTTGCCGCGGGGCGTGCAGCACAAAGTATTTCTTCTGGTCAATGAGAGTTAATATCTCATTCAGATCGAATCTGGTTAAAGGCGGCAGACAATAATGATCCTCGCTCCTGACCGGCCCGGCCGTGTTAAAAAAACGCATCGGCTTATCCTCTTAATCCCTTATCTCTTTCCCGGTTATTACCACTTCCCGAATATAGGGATTTGTTTGGTCAAGGTCAGATTTTCTGAGGGGATGAGGCTCTATTCGGGTATCAACCTTTCGGCCTAATTTCATTAATTCCAATTGAGCCTCAAAGATGTCAGGCAGCCATTCTTCAGCAATAATGGCTAAGTCTATATCACTATCTTCCCGGGCAGTTCCTTTAGCATAAGATCCGTAAAGATACACCTGTTCAAATGAGATATTATTCTTCCGAAGAAGCTCAAGATATTTAATAATAATTTTCATAATCATGCCTGAATTTGTTTTTTGAGCCATAAGCGTAACTCCCTTATCTTGCCCACATTGGTTTCTGTATACT
This window contains:
- a CDS encoding DUF2283 domain-containing protein, with amino-acid sequence MSALNLHQTETTASDGTTVRLVYDPEADILELFFGANEPATGVELTDQIILRLNKKSQRAISLMVLHFSILAEHTEYGPRSYPLTKLNEVPADLRELVLHLITSAPVNQFLKLSHFQASPTKRIPLTYVESSPIVAAARLSSVSA
- a CDS encoding YraN family protein; this translates as MSQEGIALGEEGEEETVTYLKKRGYTILEKNYRCELGEIDIIAREKNYMAFIEVKTRESLSYGLPQLAVGKRKQRQISRVALYYLTEQGLLGKADCRFDVVAVTKSDKGEQIELIKDAFRLEGSHYTF
- a CDS encoding ATP-binding protein; the encoded protein is MRFFNTAGPVRSEDHYCLPPLTRFDLNEILTLIDQKKYFVLHAPRQTGKTSCLLALMDYLNREGKYRCLYVNVELGQSAREDVKEGMRAILGEMAFQARNFLQDPFLDEIWFEVLNKQGGSGALKEVLSLWAQASPKPLVLLMDEIDALIGDTLISVLRQLRAGYSNRPCLFPQSIVLCGVRDVRDYRIHSDREKAIITGGSAFNIKAKSLRLENFRQTEVEDLYARHTQETGQRFEPAALNLVWELTQGQPWLVNALGYETCFELSSTRDRSTTITAEMVAEAKERLILRRDVHLDQLGDKLSESRVQRVISPMLQGEDLDRSVHQDDIQYVVDLGLVRRTELGLQVANPIYREIIPRELNFISQLNFESSFQPSWYILSDGRLNMEELLSAFQEFFREHSEHWVERFDYKEAGPQLLLQAFLQRIVNTGGRIEREFGLGKMRTDLLIIWPYHSGVQKIVIELKILHKSQEETISRGLKQTWEYMDRCKAEEGHLVIFDRETDKSWEEKIFKRVESFEDKKIIAWGM
- a CDS encoding nucleotidyltransferase domain-containing protein; the protein is MAQKTNSGMIMKIIIKYLELLRKNNISFEQVYLYGSYAKGTAREDSDIDLAIIAEEWLPDIFEAQLELMKLGRKVDTRIEPHPLRKSDLDQTNPYIREVVITGKEIRD